A region of Etheostoma cragini isolate CJK2018 chromosome 2, CSU_Ecrag_1.0, whole genome shotgun sequence DNA encodes the following proteins:
- the LOC117937002 gene encoding uncharacterized protein LOC117937002 isoform X4, translating into MSADDFQTKYSSVMEGMLKGAIAETTKLFETMVDELKAELSQIKKENEELKTKCSQFENVRNQLTVDTRESEPPPGPSDGSEKRDRAVQCDLAPVRTVLVEQCQPLRHSSLQNQEQQCRHEEIEYYSLQDHNYGEPNTQRPFILLKQEVCVKQEQTYDDSPVQSLLVQEKVEPPDKAGSPWASACGDENEGPHIKDVCSIGEIPLRLKYEEDQMALELPSLEMDSEGAQSQPPGLEHSLVISLAAIKDNMEEESQGSHKISETHEEPVPLEKHPLEVAQHQLEVEHREKEQQSVVPQICQRTKDSTSVNKQSDVSLQRYADVQSTNKRWAQPTPLQKGEAFGQLNSGVAVGKSSQQPDLLVRRRRGRPPKKAERLNQPVKELGSQPVSLESSSRRSYLSRRCSSAKEKPSESQQPSMEIKEQAVQAPSTKVSSVNKTRNTVQPTGRCSSVTLQDAMLLVEAMNQSTVENTFSSSQIMAAPPQTQCAPRISTLKTVDEVPAEPQKPPLPHETHKVAGNLPITEVSTTTVDEVLAEPETPPCPVETHEAAGNLAVTEVSTKTQSTIKKLGVATADATLTNKAQAHIKAVILNQKHMVTSSNTTKSSMPSPTAAVHTCTQLHQQHPPHPLITSLAASKPGKAVPRKITPKPKSVSSLMPHKIAKLFPNQLPIVVSTVVGARRRTSLPHSPTAGLPLGTLSLASDPQKTTHPMSSKMLAVVPSQSIATSTDPQSGPLPHSKITIVIPRQMSALESKKRQSQSTVPTAKQDSDKSSAPVTVSLSHLSPPSSQELSISMETQNASDKVGGKLDGILNLESPKPINAGSETINECTEICYSLNKSVGLVSTLPFTAEPKTFEKKLTAVVRLTRLPFPVSTKETVLVSRLLTDGSSKTQSIFKRDTTQKKPSSAVISTQSPKALVLSTDICPIVKETSVPLSANTSDMSEKPNDVQKMASISSNTTILKESSNSSYVPPSTTSMVRNNSTPAGSVASEPTFNIDEEIFEDCALPTDPTIDEKQSSPVIRLTSITIKKKLEPQLKMTQAQFLAQLRVSPVTQEPKQASADDNVDPTSSSDNKRLQRKGIVAKLRSHFKLHLQARRPTTNPELNEEMEIQTVNDKKPRLKKDSLRNSGAEKTTNDSTSISPRRSGLCRAGVGPKRTGREPIYVSSRKFKATRKPTRVSPRRSSPGRNCPGSKTEKFTLMSPRRSSSNKESPSSEKTKSTGMSHRRSSAIKSPNSKCTSPINPKSSLVSPRRSSSIKEKPSSKKTKSTSVSPRRSSSIKEKAGSEKTKSTTVSPRRSGSIKDKASSEKAKSTSVSPRRSGSIKEKASSEKAKSTLVNLKRSSSINESPNSTMASPIKTKFTLVSHRRSSSSIESANSKKTVLTPVSPRSSLIQENASSKNTKPTSVSPRMSRSIEESAKTTYVIPMRCEIPTTPKLPTKETNLFCRRKCTLTKDGSSSQQDKREANSLSPSYSMTIDDASTKNKTSDTGSPSVGWPKLATDGFSPGRTGESTPPKKPRLIQDGPVPQKNLRVANAKKLAKAAKAKTIAKMKNASQSQLQNVAKTNQLAESRASCETVKKIRVTAVWTPPLMTSVMNTPPKGKEREPGSKNQTIVSPPSVPRFSIPVRAAPFVSPLQPLSVIGRRLLKNQCGECGRVLSSIAALESHVSLHKGRRPFSCTLCGKNFPDSKCLKRHGRVHRNGRIHICQKCGKGFVYSFGLTKHLQMVHTRIKPFICQVCNKGFLTKRDVEAHIRIHTGEKPFHCDLCGRTFTRKVELNVHLRWHNGEKRHWCPYCGKGFLDFNNLKRHKYIHTGERPHACPHCPKHFTQSGHVKKHVKNVHKIQ; encoded by the exons ATGTCTGCGGACGATTTTCAGACGAAGTACTCCTCCGTCATGGAGGGAATGCTGAAGGGTGCAATCGCAGAGACCACGAAACTTTTCGAAACTATGGTCGACGAACTGAAGGCAGAATTATCTCAAATCAAGAAGGAGAACGAGGAgcttaaaacaaaatgcagccaATTCGAGAATGTGAGAAACCAACTCACTGTTGACACCAGAGAAAGTGAGCCTCCTCCAGGGCCAAGCGACGGCTCAGAGAAACGTGACCGAGCGGTTCAATGTG ACCTGGCTCCTGTCCGCACGGTGCTGGTGGAGCAATGTCAACCATTGAGACACTCATCGTTGCAAAATCAAGAGCAACAATGCCGTCATGAGGAGATAGAGTACTACAGTTTGCAGGACCATAACTACGGTGAACCGAATACTCAAAGGCCCTTTATACTTCTTAAACAAGAAGTGTGTGTTAAACAAGAG CAAACTTATGATGATTCTCCTGTGCAGTCTCTCCTGGTGCAGGAGAAAGTTGAGCCCCCTGATAAAGCAG GTTCACCATGGGCCTCTGCTTGTGGAGATGAGAATGAAGGGCCTCACATTAAGGACGTCTGTTCAATTGGAGAAATACCCTTACGTCTAAAATATGAAGAGGACCAAATGGCCCTCGAACTACCCTCTTTGGAAATGGATAGCGAAGGAGCCCAGAGCCAACCGCCTGGATTAGAACATTCACTAGTAATCTCACTCGCTGCAATAAAAGACAATATGGAAGAAGAGTCTCAAGGCAGTCATAAGATATCAGAAACACATGAAGAACCTGTTCCATTGGAAAAACACCCATTGGAGGTTGCTCAGCATCAACTAGAGGTTGAACACCGTGAAAAAGAGCAACAATCGGTGGTCCCCCAAATTTGTCAAAGAACAAAAGACAGTACATCAGTTAATAAACAGTCTGATGTTTCTCTGCAACGGTATGCAGACGTCCAATCTACAAACAAACGGTGGGCACAACCTACACCACTCCAAAAAGGAGAAGCATTTGGACAATTAAATAGTGGTGTGGCAGTTGGTAAGTCAAGTCAACAGCCTGACTTGCTAGTACGACGAAGAAGAGGGCGGCCACCAAAGAAAGCTGAACGTCTGAATCAGCCAGTGAAAGAACTTGGTTCTCAACCTGTTTCACTAGAATCGTCAAGTAGAAGAAGTTATTTAAGTAGAAGATGTTCCTCTGCAAAGGAAAAACCATCAGAATCTCAGCAGCCCTCCATGGAAATCAAAGAACAGGCCGTTCAGGCTCCATCCACTAAAGTTTCATCAGTAAATAAAACACGAAACACTGTTCAGCCCACTGGACGCTGCAGCTCTGTAACTCTTCAGGATGCAATGCTATTAGTTGAAGCCATGAATCAGTCAACGGTAGAAAATACATTCTCTTCTTCACAAATAATGGCAGCCCCACCACAAACCCAGTGTGCCCCCAGAATTAGTACCTTAAAAACTGTGGATGAGGTGCCAGCTGAGCCACAGAAACCGCCACTACCTCATGAAACTCATAAAGTAGCAGGCAATCTGCCAATAACAGAGGTGTCCACAACAACAGTAGATGAGGTCCTGGCTGAGCCAGAGACACCGCCATGTCCTGTTGAAACTCATGAAGCTGCAGGGAATTTGGCCGTAACAGAGGTTTCCACTAAAACGCAATCGACAATAAAGAAACTTGGTGTTGCTACTGCAGATGCTACTCTAACCAATAAAGCTCAGGCCCACATCAAGGCTGTCATACTAAACCAAAAGCATATGGTCACGTCATCCAATACTACTAAATCTTCAATGCCCTCACCAACTGCTGCTGTTCATACATGCACGCAGTTACATCAGCAGCACCCTCCCCATCCTCTGATAACATCGCTAGCAGCCAGCAAACCGGGTAAGGCAGTTCCTCGTAAAATAACTCCCAAGCCAAAATCAGTATCCTCATTAATGCCTCACAAAATAGCAAAACTGTTTCCAAACCAACTTCCTATTGTTGTGTCAACCGTTGTTGGTGCCCGGAGAAGAACTTCCCTTCCACACTCTCCAACTGCAGGTCTGCCTCTTGGAACACTTTCCCTAGCTTCCGATCCTCAGAAAACAACACACCCTATGTCCAGTAAAATGCTTGCTGTTGTCCCTTCACAGTCGATCGCCACCTCTACAGACCCACAATCAGGACCTTTACCACACtcaaaaataacaattgtaATTCCGAGACAGATGTCAGCTTTGGAGTCAAAGAAACGCCAGTCACAGAGCACTGTTCCAACTGCCAAGCAGGACTCAGACAAATCATCTGCTCCTGTTACAGTGTCATTGTCGCATTTGTCACCTCCTTCATCGCAGGAGTTGAGCATTTCTATGGAGACACAAAACGCTTCAGATAAAGTGGGCGGTAAACTGGACGGAATACTCAACTTAGAATCTCCCAAACCAATCAACGCTGGTTCTGaaacaataaatgaatgcaCAGAAATCTGTTATAGTTTAAACAAGTCAGTAGGGCTAGTGTCAACCTTGCCGTTTACTGCGGAACCCAAAACCTTTGAGAAAAAGCTCACTGCCGTTGTCAGATTAACCAGGCTCCCATTTCCAGTATCAACCAAAGAAACAGTTTTAGTGTCAAGACTGCTTACGGATGGGTCTTCTAAAActcaaagcattttcaaaagAGATACCACACAAAAGAAACCATCATCTGCGGTCATATCAACACAGTCACCCAAGGCACTTGTGTTATCCACTGATATTTGTCCCATTGTAAAAGAAACGTCCGTTCCTCTGTCTGCAAATACCTCTGATATGTCAGAGAAGCCAAATGATGTACAAAAGATGGCATCAATATCCTCAAATACCACCATTTTAAAAGAGTCATCCAACAGTTCATATGTGCCGCCCTCTACAACATCCATGGTGAGGAACAACTCAACTCCAGCTGGATCTGTTGCATCTGAACCTACTTTTAATATTGATGAGGAAATATTCGAAGATTGTGCGTTACCTACTGACCCAACTATAGATGAGAAACAATCATCTCCAGTTATACGTCTTACCTCCATCACCATCAAGAAAAAACTTGAGCCTCaattaaaaatgactcaagCCCAGTTTCTGGCACAGCTGAGAGTGTCACCTGTTACGCAAGAACCGAAACAG GCCTCCGCTGATGACAATGTAGATCCCACCAGCTCCAGTGACAACAAAAGGCTACAAAGAAAAGGCATTGTTGCCAAACTCCGAAGTCATTTCAAACTTCACTTGCAAGCAAGAAGACCAACAACAAATCCAGAACTTAACGAAGAAATGGAGATCCAAACTGTAAACGACAAGAAACCTAGATTGAAGAAAGACAGTCTAAGAAACTCTGGGGCAGAAAAGACAACTAATGATTCCACTTCTATTAGTCCCAGGAGATCTGGACTATGTAGAGCAGGTGTTGGACCCAAGAGGACTGGTAGGGAACCAATTTATGTCAGTTCTAGGAAGTTTAAGGCTACTAGAAAACCCACTCGTGTAAGTCCCAGGAGGTCTAGTCCAGGTAGAAATTGTCCAGGCTCCAAAACGGAAAAATTCACTTTGA TGAGTCCAAGAAGGTCTAGCTCAAACAAAGAAAGTCCTAGTTCTGAAAAGACAAAATCCACTGGCATGAGTCATAGAAGGTCTAGCGCAATAAAAAGTCCCAACTCTAAATGTACTAGTCCTATAAACCCCAAATCAAGTTTAGTGAGTCCTAGAAGGTCTAGCTCAATTAAAGAAAAACCTAGctctaaaaagacaaaatccaCTTCGGTGAGTCCTAGGAGGTCTAGctcaattaaagaaaaagctGGCTCTGAGAAGACAAAATCCACTACAGTGAGTCCTCGGAGGTCTGGCTCAATTAAAGATAAAGCTAGCTCTGAGAAAGCAAAATCCACTTCAGTGAGTCCTCGGAGGTCTGGCTCAATTAAAGAGAAAGCTAGCTCTGAGAAAGCAAAATCCACTTTGGTGAATCTCAAAAGATCTAGCTCAATTAACGAAAGTCCCAATTCTACAATGGCTAGCCCTATAAAGACTAAATTCACTTTGGTGAGTCATAGGAGGTCAAGCTCATCCATAGAAAGTGCTAATTCAAAAAAGACAGTGTTGACTCCTGTAAGTCCTAGGTCAAGCTTAATTCAAGAAAACGCTAGCTCTAAAAACACCAAACCCACTTCAGTGAGTCCTAGGATGTCTAGGTCAATCGAGGAAAGTGCTAAAACTACTTACGTGATCCCTATGAGGTGTGAAATTCCTACTACCCCTAAATTGCCTACCAAGGAAACAAATTTGTTCTGCCGTAGGAAGTGTACCCTCACTAAAGATGGTTCTAGCAGTCAACAGGACAAAAGGGAAGCTAATTCTCTCAGTCCTAGCTATAGCATGACTATAGATGATGCTAGTaccaaaaacaagacaagtgaTACTGGTTCCCCAAGTGTTGGGTGGCCTAAACTGGCGACAGATGGTTTCAGTCCTGGTAGAACAGGGGAATCCACTCCTCCTAAGAAACCCAGATTAATTCAAGATGGTCCTGTTCCTCAAAAGAATTTAAGAGTGGCAAATGCTAAGAAGTTGGCTAAAGCAGCAAAAGCCAAAACAatagcaaaaatgaaaaatgctaGTCAATCGCAATTGCAGAatgtagctaaaacaaaccAGTTAGCAGAGAGCCGGGCTTCCTGCGAGACCGTGAAAAAAATTAGAGTTACAGCTGTGTGGACTCCTCCTCTAATGACATCTGTCATGAACACGCCTccaaaaggaaaggagagagagccAGGATCCAAGAATCAGACAATAGTTTCCCCCCCAAGTGTTCCTCGCTTCTCCATACCTGTCAGAGCAGCACCTTTTGTATCACCGTTACAGCCTTTATCAGTCATTGGTAGGCGTCTGCTCAAGAACCAGTGTGGGGAGTGCGGACGTGTCCTCAGCAGCATTGCAGCCCTGGAAAGCCACGTCAGTCTCCACAAAGGTCGCCGGCCCTTCTCATGCACGCTCTGCGGGAAGAACTTCCCAGACTCCAAATGTCTTAAACGGCACGGTCGGGTGCACCGCAATGGGAGGATACATATCTGTCAGAAGTGCGGGAAGGGCTTTGTATATAGTTTTGGCCTCACCAAACACCTCCAGATGGTGCACACAAGGATTAAACCTTTCATCTGCCAGGTCTGCAACAAGGGTTTCCTCACAAAACGAGACGTGGAAGCCCACATACGGAtacacactggagagaaacccTTCCATTGCGACCTCTGTGGAAGGACATTTACAAGGAAGGTAGAACTCAATGTGCATTTAAGGTGGCATAATGGAGAGAAGAGGCATTGGTGCCCATACTGTGGGAAAGGATTTTTAGACTTTAATAACCtgaaaagacacaaatacatCCACACAGGGGAGAGACCACATGCCTGCCCTCACTGCCCCAAGCACTTCACGCAGTCAGGCCATGTAaaaaagcatgttaaaaatgtacataaaatccAATGA